From one Eptesicus fuscus isolate TK198812 chromosome 21, DD_ASM_mEF_20220401, whole genome shotgun sequence genomic stretch:
- the FAM187B gene encoding protein FAM187B, producing the protein MMTTLWLLLSFAAPLLGFYVPISCPHSKQCQRALLSNNDVSLYCNSSGAQWYYYFLQAGTSWSNHPRSVSNIEAISESSILIRNPLPSQSGLYSCWDKKDIQVVQYEIDFQDVSTLHVTHRGLGQKPLQNETLSLGSKEIIFTHWEPWQDCNRCGAPGERKRLGYCYIREPLGNSVPCLLYLGNARLRSSRMRPEMQIEACQVPCETSTMENIDFDDFALSEESGSAWLTCFLGSIYRPIIWEADSKPLTWQGQLSGRDLSTVLDPATGGRRLQVFRPAIYKCFVHQELVARFNPRSLVDTLEVLQREEARQQREAGGAQEGKSSYSLRNGWKLLLVGTVLSLLGMLLKLLCPSRSKRRKQVLLVK; encoded by the exons ATGATGACCAccctgtggctgctgctcagCTTTGCTGCCCCGCTGCTGGGTTTCTACGTTCCCATCAGCTGTCCCCATAGCAAGCAATGCCAACGAGCCCTACTTTCCAACAACGATGTCTCTCTGTACTGCAACTCATCTGGGGCACAGTGGTACTACTACTTCCTACAAGCTGGGACCAGCTGGTCCAACCACCCCCGCAGTGTTTCAAACATAGAAGCAATTTCTGAAAGCAGCATTCTCATTAGAAATCCATTGCCATCCCAGTCAGGTTTATACAGCTGTTGGGACAAGAAGGACATCCAAGTGGTGCAGTATGAGATTGACTTCCAGGACGTCAGCACCCTGCACGTGACacacagaggcctgggccagaagCCCTTGCAGAATGAGACCCTCAGTCTGGGCAGCAAGGAGATCATCTTCACCCACTGGGAGCCCTGGCAGGACTGTAACCGCTGCGGGGCGCCCGGGGAGCGCAAACGCCTGGGGTACTGCTACATCCGGGAGCCTCTGGGGAACTCCGTCCCCTGCCTGCTCTACCTGGGGAATGCGAGGCTGAGGTCCAGCCGCATGCGGCCTGAGATGCAGATAGAAGCCTGCCAGGTCCCGTGTGAAACATCAACTATGGAGAACATTGATTTTGACGACTTCGCGCTCAGTGAGGAGTCGGGATCTGCATGGCTCACCTGCTTCTTAGGATCCATCTATAG gcccatcATCTGGGAAGCCGACAGCAAGCCGCTGACCTGGCAGGGCCAGCTCTCCGGCCGGGACCTGAGCACCGTCCTGGACCCCGCCACtgggggcaggcggctgcaggtcTTCCGGCCAGCCATTTACAAGTGCTTCGTGCACCAGGAGCTCGTGGCTCGCTTCAACCCCAGGTCCCTGGTGGATACGCTGGAGGTTCTGCAGAGAGAGGAAGCTAGACAACagcgggaggcaggaggggcccaggaggggaAGAGCAGCTATTCCCTCCGCAACGGCTGGAAGCTGCTGCTGGTGGGCACCGTGCTGAGCCTGCTCGGGATGCTGCTCAAGCTCCTCTGCCCTTCACGGAGTAAACGGAGAAAACAGGTGCTTCTGGTGAAATAA